A stretch of Deinococcus aquiradiocola DNA encodes these proteins:
- the pilM gene encoding type IV pilus assembly protein PilM encodes MSSALQRLLNPRPNAIGVEIGTSAIKVVVLKAGSPPVLQHAVTIPTPIGSMRDGLVVEPQAVANELKALLAQHRITTRQAVTAVPNQSAVTRNIMVPRMERKDLQEAIKWEAERYIPYPIDEVALDFDLLDDPANIPEDGQMEVVIAAAPMEAVARVIEVLQLAGLEPVVIDLKSFAVLRALRGNLLGEHLTKSTLTGTNYTEAGEVALVLEIGASSSVISLVRGDRVLMARNIGVAADDFTTALQKAFDLDFGAAEEIKVGYATATTPTEDEEDLLNFDLSREQYSPARVFEVIRPVLGDLITEIRRSLEFYRVQSGDVVIDRTFLAGGGAKMRGLAAAISDALGFRVEVASPWLTVQTDLAGMDTGYLQANAPEFTVPLGLALRGVQSRG; translated from the coding sequence ATGTCGAGTGCTTTGCAACGTCTACTTAATCCAAGACCGAACGCCATCGGTGTGGAGATCGGCACCAGTGCCATCAAGGTGGTGGTGCTGAAGGCCGGCTCCCCGCCGGTCCTGCAGCACGCCGTGACCATACCCACCCCTATCGGCAGCATGCGCGACGGCCTGGTGGTCGAACCGCAGGCGGTCGCCAACGAGCTCAAGGCCCTGCTCGCCCAGCACCGCATCACCACCCGGCAGGCCGTGACGGCCGTCCCGAACCAGTCGGCCGTGACGCGCAACATCATGGTGCCCCGCATGGAGCGCAAGGACCTGCAGGAAGCCATCAAGTGGGAAGCGGAACGCTACATCCCCTACCCCATCGACGAGGTCGCCCTGGACTTCGACCTGCTCGACGACCCGGCCAACATCCCCGAGGACGGGCAGATGGAGGTCGTGATCGCCGCCGCCCCGATGGAAGCGGTCGCGCGCGTGATCGAGGTCCTGCAGCTCGCGGGCCTCGAACCGGTCGTCATCGACCTGAAGTCCTTCGCGGTGCTGCGCGCCCTGCGCGGCAACCTGCTCGGCGAGCACCTCACCAAGAGCACCCTGACCGGCACCAACTACACCGAGGCAGGCGAGGTGGCCCTCGTGCTGGAGATCGGCGCGAGCAGCAGCGTCATCAGCCTCGTGCGCGGCGACCGCGTCCTGATGGCCCGCAACATCGGCGTGGCCGCCGACGACTTCACCACCGCCCTCCAGAAAGCCTTCGACCTGGACTTCGGAGCGGCCGAGGAGATCAAGGTCGGGTACGCGACCGCCACCACCCCCACCGAGGACGAGGAGGACCTCCTGAACTTCGACCTCTCCCGCGAGCAGTACAGTCCCGCCCGCGTCTTCGAGGTGATCCGCCCGGTCCTCGGTGACCTCATCACCGAGATCCGCCGGTCCCTGGAGTTCTACCGCGTGCAGTCCGGCGACGTCGTCATCGACCGGACCTTCCTGGCGGGCGGCGGCGCCAAGATGCGTGGCCTGGCGGCCGCCATCAGCGACGCGCTCGGCTTCCGGGTGGAAGTCGCGAGCCCCTGGCTGACCGTGCAGACGGACCTCGCCGGCATGGACACCGGGTACCTGCAGGCCAACGCGCCCGAATTCACGGTGCCGCTCGGCCTCGCCCTGAGGGGTGTGCAGTCCCGTGGTTGA